The Bacillus basilensis genome includes a region encoding these proteins:
- a CDS encoding polysaccharide deacetylase family protein, giving the protein MKTEQIEIYVDGKTVLTTYYIQDGYVMVPVLFLKHAGILVDYNSKNHSIVLKKDKFLLTLFKNQCKSDVFIEGSKTVLHDSLLTAPIEINDTIYIPFFYVVQKLELVVWSNMEIPRIYLITNSLPKWNSNVYYRGAAAGNKIALTFDDGPDDYYTPKILDLLENKKVPATFFVVGQQIQWCPSVLKRIVNEGHTLGNHSWSHPKFTNLTTSQINEEISRTENEITILTGERKTTLFRPPYGEFTNADLNFISELGYKLIMWSVDTLDWTGLSAEEIIAIVRQDLSPGAIVLQHSLKMSPGILDGTVKALPILIDELIAKGYEFVTIDRLLERN; this is encoded by the coding sequence ATGAAAACAGAACAGATAGAGATTTATGTAGATGGGAAAACGGTGCTAACAACTTATTATATTCAAGATGGTTATGTTATGGTTCCAGTTTTGTTTTTAAAACACGCAGGCATTTTAGTTGATTATAATAGTAAAAACCATTCTATTGTTTTGAAAAAGGATAAATTTTTGCTCACATTATTTAAGAACCAGTGTAAAAGTGATGTTTTTATAGAAGGAAGCAAAACTGTTTTACATGATTCTCTTTTGACTGCACCTATTGAAATAAATGATACAATATATATTCCATTTTTTTACGTTGTTCAAAAACTTGAGTTAGTTGTTTGGTCCAATATGGAAATTCCTCGAATATACTTGATCACGAATTCCTTACCTAAATGGAATTCGAATGTTTATTATAGAGGAGCCGCAGCTGGGAATAAGATAGCTTTAACATTTGACGATGGTCCTGATGATTATTACACTCCTAAAATTTTAGATCTTCTAGAAAACAAAAAAGTTCCAGCTACTTTTTTTGTTGTGGGGCAACAAATTCAGTGGTGTCCGAGTGTGTTAAAGCGTATTGTGAACGAAGGACATACGTTAGGAAACCATAGTTGGAGCCATCCTAAATTCACGAATTTAACCACTTCGCAAATAAATGAAGAAATATCTCGTACAGAAAATGAAATTACTATATTAACTGGAGAAAGAAAAACAACATTGTTTCGTCCACCATATGGTGAATTTACTAATGCAGATCTAAATTTTATCAGTGAATTAGGTTACAAATTAATCATGTGGTCAGTTGACACGTTAGATTGGACAGGATTATCTGCTGAAGAAATCATTGCGATTGTGAGACAGGACTTATCACCAGGAGCCATAGTATTACAGCATTCTCTTAAAATGTCCCCTGGAATCTTGGATGGGACAGTCAAGGCGTTACCAATTTTAATAGA